The Maridesulfovibrio ferrireducens genome has a segment encoding these proteins:
- a CDS encoding heavy-metal-associated domain-containing protein, protein MKTVEIKGMSCPHCVASVTKALSSVEGLKNISVSLEKAEATYEEVTPVDEAKIKEVISKIGFEPGAVK, encoded by the coding sequence ATGAAAACTGTTGAAATCAAAGGTATGAGTTGTCCGCATTGTGTTGCTTCGGTCACTAAGGCTTTAAGTTCTGTAGAAGGGCTTAAAAACATCAGTGTCAGTCTTGAAAAAGCAGAAGCTACATATGAAGAAGTCACCCCTGTTGATGAAGCTAAAATCAAGGAAGTAATTTCCAAGATCGGCTTTGAGCCCGGCGCAGTTAAATAG
- a CDS encoding penicillin-binding protein activator, whose product MNHEKSFRLFSHIFALVLVAAILSTTTSCVSLQKQPISSTISTQMLSTNELIKTADQAWFKKDYIASELYYTRLLERTDVPKRIILPALERLSVSSYKSGHYHEAKARLEQWKQQSPEALSSEVWQKCYFDSLFAIKNFSTLRTHLAETMENGALPWDIRSQAGKNLSSLDQNEESLAALERLYSIAPNDDDRKELESWFITSLGSKSDQELKNNSELISGDNNLKFPYELILFEKAIRQSSAQEYWPMAWRTMSGIVHRGQIVDKHLFNKIISTLEAKYGIPRVGIALVLPISGRFQDYGWKIIRGAGAAQWELTKAGLDVDVQVINTEEAGWVERVQNLPPWYTVLGGPINVKAFKELEQSETYAEKVTFSFLAKPGNLEEGKQAWRFFSSPEDQIRASLDLAINDLGITDFAVLYPQEKFGRQMSKIFWNMAKSRGAKITGMESYPPNDFPKWGKVVGKLVKAPEKKAENEADGLDEDAPLTETDFGAVFIPDTWRQAQLLIPHFFFHEADTLVFLGPELWSQALNSARDVEAHNLKLTVAPGAWWSASEGAVRLKEVMNREGLGTPDFWVALGYDFIKFSSKLGTFSPGWTPEIVNERIADAQHIDFSLAPIHWDADGKANQKLFLFRPERNGKTRIDASIVKSTLANAKNRRAQRIKAWDETQTKLNETNGAENKPQ is encoded by the coding sequence ATGAATCACGAGAAATCCTTCCGGCTTTTCTCTCATATTTTCGCCCTAGTTCTGGTTGCTGCAATCTTAAGCACAACTACAAGCTGCGTGTCGCTCCAAAAGCAACCGATCAGCTCCACTATTTCTACTCAAATGCTATCCACAAATGAGTTGATTAAGACCGCCGACCAAGCATGGTTTAAAAAAGATTATATTGCCAGTGAGCTATATTACACCCGTCTTCTTGAACGCACTGATGTTCCTAAAAGAATCATTCTGCCGGCCCTTGAAAGACTTTCTGTTAGCTCGTACAAATCAGGGCACTATCACGAAGCTAAAGCAAGACTTGAGCAGTGGAAACAGCAATCGCCCGAGGCTTTAAGTTCCGAAGTATGGCAAAAATGCTACTTTGATTCTCTTTTCGCCATTAAAAATTTTTCGACGCTTAGAACACACCTTGCAGAAACAATGGAAAATGGTGCTCTCCCTTGGGACATCCGTTCACAGGCAGGCAAAAATCTTTCCAGTCTTGATCAAAATGAAGAATCTTTGGCCGCCCTGGAAAGACTTTATTCTATTGCTCCAAACGATGATGATCGAAAAGAGCTTGAAAGCTGGTTTATCACAAGCCTGGGTTCCAAGTCTGATCAAGAACTTAAAAACAATTCTGAACTGATCTCAGGCGATAATAATTTAAAATTCCCCTACGAGCTGATTCTTTTTGAAAAAGCGATCAGACAATCTTCGGCCCAAGAATACTGGCCGATGGCATGGCGGACAATGTCCGGTATTGTTCACCGTGGTCAAATTGTAGACAAACATTTATTTAATAAAATAATTTCCACGCTTGAAGCCAAGTACGGAATTCCACGCGTAGGTATAGCTTTAGTACTCCCTATATCCGGGCGTTTTCAGGATTACGGCTGGAAAATCATTCGCGGAGCAGGTGCAGCGCAGTGGGAACTCACCAAAGCCGGACTCGACGTGGATGTACAGGTAATCAATACCGAAGAAGCTGGATGGGTTGAACGGGTTCAAAACTTACCGCCATGGTACACTGTTCTTGGCGGACCTATTAATGTTAAAGCTTTCAAAGAGCTGGAACAATCTGAAACCTATGCGGAAAAAGTTACTTTTTCATTTCTGGCTAAACCCGGAAATCTCGAAGAAGGAAAACAGGCTTGGAGATTTTTCTCCAGCCCCGAAGACCAGATCCGCGCTTCTCTCGACTTAGCAATTAATGATCTTGGAATTACCGATTTTGCAGTTCTCTACCCTCAGGAAAAATTCGGACGACAGATGTCTAAGATCTTCTGGAATATGGCAAAATCCCGCGGCGCTAAAATCACCGGAATGGAATCATATCCTCCCAACGATTTCCCCAAATGGGGTAAAGTCGTAGGTAAACTTGTCAAAGCTCCTGAGAAAAAAGCTGAAAATGAAGCTGACGGACTGGATGAAGACGCTCCACTTACTGAAACAGACTTCGGAGCAGTATTTATTCCTGACACATGGCGTCAGGCACAGCTCTTGATTCCTCATTTTTTCTTTCACGAAGCAGACACACTGGTCTTTCTCGGACCGGAACTGTGGAGTCAGGCTCTCAACTCTGCAAGAGACGTTGAAGCTCATAACCTTAAGCTGACCGTTGCTCCGGGAGCATGGTGGTCCGCCAGTGAAGGAGCCGTACGCCTAAAAGAAGTAATGAATCGTGAAGGACTGGGTACCCCTGATTTCTGGGTTGCACTAGGTTATGATTTCATTAAATTCTCAAGCAAGCTCGGAACATTCTCTCCCGGATGGACCCCTGAAATTGTAAACGAAAGAATTGCTGATGCACAGCATATAGATTTCAGTCTGGCCCCTATTCACTGGGACGCTGATGGAAAAGCTAATCAAAAACTGTTCCTGTTCCGCCCTGAACGCAATGGAAAAACCAGAATTGATGCTTCTATCGTAAAAAGCACACTTGCTAATGCGAAAAACAGAAGAGCGCAAAGAATTAAAGCCTGGGATGAAACACAGACTAAACTTAACGAAACAAACGGTGCAGAAAATAAGCCTCAATAA
- the hisB gene encoding imidazoleglycerol-phosphate dehydratase HisB produces the protein MSNRSASIARTTKETDIALSVNIDGEGRTDISTGVGFADHMLTLMTFWAGFDLELKCKGDLEIDTHHTLEDIALVLGQALSEAMGDKKGINRIGFAKVPMDEALVEVVIDLSGRAYLVYDDDILPAIIAGDERDVWREFFKSLAFKAGMNLHIKFEYGRNGHHLLEGAFKALGLAFKQALSVERKGLPSTKGSLD, from the coding sequence TTGTCTAATAGATCTGCATCGATTGCCCGAACTACGAAAGAAACGGATATTGCCCTTTCTGTAAATATTGACGGTGAAGGCCGTACTGATATTTCTACCGGAGTGGGATTTGCCGATCATATGCTTACCCTCATGACTTTCTGGGCGGGTTTCGATCTTGAATTGAAATGTAAGGGTGATCTTGAGATTGACACCCACCATACCCTTGAAGATATCGCGCTTGTTTTAGGACAGGCACTATCTGAAGCCATGGGTGATAAAAAGGGCATAAACCGGATCGGATTTGCCAAGGTTCCAATGGATGAAGCTTTGGTGGAAGTTGTTATTGATCTTTCCGGCAGGGCCTATCTGGTATATGATGATGACATTCTTCCGGCGATTATTGCCGGAGATGAACGTGATGTATGGCGGGAATTTTTCAAATCATTGGCATTTAAAGCCGGAATGAATTTACATATTAAGTTTGAATATGGACGCAACGGGCATCATCTTTTAGAAGGTGCTTTCAAGGCTCTTGGGTTGGCATTCAAACAAGCTCTGTCTGTAGAACGGAAAGGGTTACCAAGCACTAAAGGGAGTCTTGATTAA
- the hisA gene encoding 1-(5-phosphoribosyl)-5-[(5-phosphoribosylamino)methylideneamino]imidazole-4-carboxamide isomerase → MIIFPAVDIKDGQCVRLAQGQADAVTVFGKDPVAQAVYWENQGARYLHVIDLDGAFSGVPKNFDLINQICSQLSIPVQLGGGIRDIETAAKYIEAGVKRLIIGTMALENEKMFAELCARFPGQIGVSLDAVDGKLKSRGWVEDAGISIYDIIPRMEADGAAFIIYTDISRDGMETGVNTSGLAELCSKTKLPVIAAGGVATLEDIMNLYPLVSKGLEGAISGKAIYTGSLNLTEAIEWLDNN, encoded by the coding sequence ATGATTATTTTTCCCGCTGTTGATATTAAAGACGGACAGTGCGTACGTCTTGCTCAGGGACAGGCTGATGCTGTCACTGTATTTGGTAAAGACCCTGTAGCTCAGGCTGTTTACTGGGAGAATCAGGGCGCTCGTTATCTTCATGTTATTGATCTTGATGGTGCATTCAGCGGCGTTCCAAAGAATTTTGATCTTATTAATCAGATTTGTTCACAGTTAAGTATCCCGGTTCAGCTTGGCGGCGGAATCAGAGATATTGAAACTGCTGCTAAATATATTGAAGCCGGAGTTAAGCGATTAATTATCGGAACAATGGCTCTTGAAAATGAAAAAATGTTTGCAGAACTTTGCGCTCGTTTTCCCGGACAGATCGGAGTTTCTCTTGACGCTGTAGATGGTAAGCTCAAGTCACGTGGCTGGGTCGAGGATGCTGGAATTTCAATTTATGATATTATTCCTCGTATGGAAGCTGACGGTGCTGCTTTTATTATTTACACAGATATCAGCAGAGACGGTATGGAAACCGGTGTTAACACCAGCGGCCTTGCTGAGCTTTGTTCCAAGACTAAACTTCCTGTAATTGCAGCCGGCGGTGTTGCAACACTTGAAGATATTATGAATTTATATCCGCTTGTTTCTAAAGGGCTTGAAGGCGCTATTTCAGGTAAAGCTATTTATACTGGTTCGCTGAATTTGACTGAAGCTATCGAGTGGCTGGATAATAATTAA
- the gatA gene encoding Asp-tRNA(Asn)/Glu-tRNA(Gln) amidotransferase subunit GatA, producing MSSLIEKSLTEIHSLLIAGEVTAVDAVKACLQQIEKTEPQIKALLAKNGEEALKQAEEMDKQGPDSSKPLWGVPVVIKDVLATKDITTTCGSKILENFVPFYDATSVTKLKEAGAIIIAKANMDEFAMGSTTENSAYQTTLNPCDLSRVPGGSSGGSGATVTAGQCFAALGTDTGGSIRLPASFCGCVGVKPTYGRVSRYGMIAYGSSLDQIGPMTRTVEDSARVLSVIAGHDKRDSTSVNCEVPDYIGALAERTDLSGLTIGLPEEYWGEGLSEEVSETCRNAIKKAEELGAKTVPVKLNMTEYAIATYYIIAMAEASSNLSRFDGVRYGHRTKDADELIDLYTKSRTEAFGDEVQRRIIIGTYVLSAGYYDAYYCKAAQIRRLMRNDFEKAFESCDLIAGPACPTTAFPVGELTADPLQMYLMDIFTISLNLVGMPGMSLPVGIGKDTNMPVGLQLMAPAFGETTMLQAANVLEKNLPDFSKPQMV from the coding sequence ATGTCCTCACTCATAGAAAAATCACTCACAGAAATACACTCCCTACTCATTGCAGGTGAAGTCACTGCTGTTGATGCCGTTAAAGCATGTTTACAGCAAATTGAGAAAACCGAACCTCAAATTAAAGCTCTGCTGGCTAAAAATGGGGAAGAGGCTCTGAAACAGGCAGAAGAAATGGATAAGCAGGGGCCGGATTCATCTAAGCCGCTATGGGGAGTGCCCGTAGTAATTAAAGATGTTCTTGCAACCAAAGACATTACAACTACTTGCGGATCTAAAATTCTTGAAAATTTTGTTCCTTTTTACGACGCAACATCGGTCACCAAGCTTAAAGAAGCTGGCGCCATCATTATAGCTAAAGCCAACATGGACGAATTTGCCATGGGTTCCACTACTGAGAACTCTGCCTACCAGACAACTCTCAACCCTTGTGACCTCAGCAGAGTCCCCGGCGGATCAAGTGGTGGCTCCGGTGCAACCGTTACCGCAGGACAGTGTTTTGCGGCTCTAGGCACCGACACAGGCGGTTCTATCAGACTCCCGGCATCCTTTTGCGGTTGTGTAGGTGTAAAGCCCACATACGGAAGAGTTTCCCGTTATGGCATGATTGCTTACGGCTCTTCACTTGACCAGATCGGCCCCATGACTCGTACAGTCGAGGACTCCGCAAGAGTTCTGAGCGTCATTGCGGGACACGATAAAAGAGACTCTACATCGGTAAACTGTGAAGTGCCGGATTATATCGGAGCACTAGCTGAACGCACTGACCTTTCAGGACTGACCATAGGTCTTCCCGAAGAATACTGGGGTGAAGGACTTTCAGAAGAAGTATCCGAAACCTGTCGAAATGCCATTAAAAAAGCAGAAGAACTCGGAGCAAAGACCGTACCTGTCAAGCTTAACATGACAGAATACGCCATTGCCACATACTATATTATAGCAATGGCAGAAGCCAGTTCCAATCTCTCACGCTTTGACGGCGTTCGCTACGGGCATAGAACCAAAGATGCCGATGAACTTATAGATCTTTACACAAAATCCCGTACAGAAGCATTCGGTGACGAAGTACAGCGTCGTATAATCATCGGAACCTACGTTCTGTCCGCAGGTTACTATGACGCCTACTACTGCAAAGCCGCTCAGATACGCAGACTCATGCGTAACGACTTTGAAAAAGCATTCGAATCATGTGATCTAATCGCAGGCCCAGCCTGCCCGACCACAGCTTTTCCTGTCGGCGAGCTTACCGCTGATCCTTTGCAGATGTATCTTATGGATATATTCACTATCTCACTGAATCTGGTCGGAATGCCCGGCATGAGCCTCCCTGTCGGAATTGGTAAAGATACCAATATGCCCGTAGGACTCCAGCTCATGGCTCCCGCTTTTGGTGAAACGACTATGCTTCAAGCTGCCAATGTACTTGAAAAGAATCTGCCTGATTTTTCCAAGCCGCAGATGGTTTAA
- the gatC gene encoding Asp-tRNA(Asn)/Glu-tRNA(Gln) amidotransferase subunit GatC, producing the protein MKLSTEEVARVANLARLDLSEEKTEIFAGQLHNILTYMDKLNEIDTSNVEPMFSPVEHTTVLRKDIVVKEHTRDEILANAPDSDGQYFIVPRIV; encoded by the coding sequence ATGAAACTCAGTACTGAGGAAGTTGCGCGCGTAGCCAATCTGGCTCGTCTGGATTTATCAGAAGAAAAAACTGAAATATTCGCAGGACAATTGCATAATATTCTGACCTATATGGACAAGCTCAACGAAATTGACACAAGTAATGTCGAACCGATGTTCAGCCCGGTTGAGCATACTACTGTTCTGCGTAAAGATATTGTCGTCAAAGAGCACACCCGAGATGAAATTCTCGCCAATGCACCTGATTCTGACGGTCAATACTTTATTGTTCCCAGAATAGTATAA